The DNA segment TTCTGGGTATTTAATCAAAGAAACAGGAAACCTTTGGATTGTCCTACTATGTTGGATCATCGGTGGTCTACTTGCTTTATCTGGATCCATCACCTATGCTTATGCGGCAAGACTCCTTCCTTTTGCGGGAGGAGACTATGTATACTTAAAAGTTGCCTATTCTCCTGCCATCGCTTTTATGAGTGGTTGGTCATCCCTACTCACTAATTTTTCTGCCTGTGTTTCTGTTCTTGCTTTAGCCTTTGGTAAGTATGTACAAATTTTATTCCCCGAACTGCCCTACTTTGAATCACCTACTTATACACTGTTAGGTCTTGATTTACAAGTGAGTTCCCTTACCCTCATTGGAATTTTACCCATTCTCTTTTTTAGTGGATTGAATTATTTTGGAATTAAGTCTGCAGTTCGCGTACAAAATGTATTTGCTGTTTTAAAAATTACAGGACTGCTTTTATTTTTGGCACTTGGGTTCTCCATTGGTTCCACTCATTGGAATTACCTTCTTAACTCTCCATTCCCTAACGTATTGGAACTTTCCTTTTATTCCAAAGTGCTCATCGGAATTGTGCCTGTGTCCTTTTCTTACCTTGGGTGGAATATGATCACGTACATTGCCGAAGAAGTGAAAAACCCTGAAAAAACAATTGTTCGTTCCGCGATCACTGCTTGTTTTCTTGTCGCAGGACTTTATTTTGCAATCAATTTACTCTTTGTGATCTCAGCACCTATCGATGAATTGGCGGGCCAAGACGGGATTGGTGCTATCGCTTTTCAAAAGTTATTTGGAGTTAATTATTCGATATTAACTACAAGTTTTATTGCATGGGTGATTTTAGGATCAATGTCTGCGATCCTCATTGGAGGAAGCAGGGTTTATTTTGCCATGGCAAGGGATGGAGTGTTTTTACCTTCGTTTTCTAAAGTCCATCCCAAATGGCATAGCCCTTACGTATCGATTTTCTTTCAGGGTTTTGTTGCGATTCTCTTTTTGTTTGTAAAAGAAATTGAAGCCCTGCTTTATATGATCACCTGTTCGATACTTATACTGTCTTGCCTCACAGCAGCTACGCCATTTCGATTTGAAAAGATGGGAATGAAATCCGATTATAAAATTCCTCTATACCCACTTCCAATCTTTTTGTATATCTTTGCCAACATTGCTGTGATGGTGATTTTATTTGTCGAAAAACCAATCACTGCTACTTGGGGACTAATGATCACACTGATCGCCCTTCCTGTG comes from the Leptospira ellinghausenii genome and includes:
- a CDS encoding APC family permease codes for the protein MELKRSLNTFDSISVLFSSMVGSGIFFTSGYLIKETGNLWIVLLCWIIGGLLALSGSITYAYAARLLPFAGGDYVYLKVAYSPAIAFMSGWSSLLTNFSACVSVLALAFGKYVQILFPELPYFESPTYTLLGLDLQVSSLTLIGILPILFFSGLNYFGIKSAVRVQNVFAVLKITGLLLFLALGFSIGSTHWNYLLNSPFPNVLELSFYSKVLIGIVPVSFSYLGWNMITYIAEEVKNPEKTIVRSAITACFLVAGLYFAINLLFVISAPIDELAGQDGIGAIAFQKLFGVNYSILTTSFIAWVILGSMSAILIGGSRVYFAMARDGVFLPSFSKVHPKWHSPYVSIFFQGFVAILFLFVKEIEALLYMITCSILILSCLTAATPFRFEKMGMKSDYKIPLYPLPIFLYIFANIAVMVILFVEKPITATWGLMITLIALPVYYLFRLDKKQIQSQ